A genomic region of Microlunatus sagamiharensis contains the following coding sequences:
- a CDS encoding type II secretion system F family protein has product MSGSLAAVLPLLTLVLAMVTVLLAVPPAPQGVASARLSSRAVDPVGPAPRRRSAPALAVATSVVVVATGTFAGGARGAVLAAALVVAAGTVTRVALAHAADGRARRAQADVARACGVLASYVRVGQVPADALVLVARDTPVLAEAAAVQQIGGDVPDALHARAARPGHGGLSDLARAWRVSSSTGAPMAPALEEVAAGLASDESLRSVVSAELSAPRSTGKVMAVLPLVGIGLGYLLGGRPLDWLVAGPLGWACLLLGLLLAAGGVLWIERLARAAAAGT; this is encoded by the coding sequence GTGAGCGGCAGCCTCGCGGCCGTCTTGCCGCTGCTCACCCTCGTCCTGGCCATGGTGACGGTGCTGCTCGCCGTGCCGCCGGCCCCGCAGGGCGTGGCCAGTGCCCGGTTGAGCTCGCGGGCGGTCGACCCGGTCGGGCCGGCCCCGCGCCGCCGGTCCGCCCCGGCGCTGGCCGTCGCGACGTCCGTCGTCGTGGTGGCGACCGGGACCTTCGCCGGCGGGGCGCGGGGCGCCGTCCTGGCCGCCGCCCTCGTGGTCGCGGCCGGGACGGTCACCCGGGTGGCTCTCGCGCACGCGGCCGACGGGCGTGCCCGGCGTGCGCAGGCCGACGTCGCCCGGGCCTGCGGGGTCCTGGCCTCCTACGTCCGCGTCGGCCAGGTGCCCGCCGACGCGCTCGTCCTGGTGGCCCGGGACACCCCGGTGCTGGCCGAGGCGGCGGCGGTGCAGCAGATCGGCGGCGACGTCCCCGACGCCCTGCACGCCCGCGCCGCCCGGCCCGGCCACGGCGGTCTGAGCGACCTCGCCCGCGCCTGGCGGGTCTCCTCCTCGACGGGCGCGCCGATGGCCCCCGCCCTCGAGGAGGTCGCGGCCGGGCTGGCGTCGGACGAGTCGCTGCGGTCGGTCGTGTCGGCCGAGCTCTCGGCACCGCGCTCGACCGGCAAGGTCATGGCCGTGCTGCCCCTGGTCGGCATCGGGCTCGGCTACCTGCTCGGTGGTCGTCCCCTGGACTGGCTGGTCGCCGGACCGCTCGGCTGGGCCTGCCTGCTGCTCGGGCTGCTCCTGGCCGCGGGGGGCGTGCTCTGGATCGAGCGGCTCGCCCGTGCGGCCGCGGCGGGGACCTGA
- a CDS encoding RecQ family ATP-dependent DNA helicase has protein sequence MTDRISEAARTVFGRERLRAGQREAVEALLAGRDALLVQPTGAGKSLAYQLAAVLIDGPTLVVSPLLALQQDQTEHLEAYGGRTRARRISSAETPKQREEALEAAARGEVEFLFLAPEQLANEAVHAAVSALRPSLVAVDEAHCVSSWGHDFRPDYLRLGELLEGMGARTIAMTATASLPVRTDIVERLHLQDVSITVGGAARENIDLSVERCLDERDQEQRVVAAVAGREGSGIVYVSTRKGAERYAALVEEAGRSTTCYHAGLAKKAREEAQAAFMASEVDVVVATSAFGMGIDKPDVRWVVHANIPESPDEYYQQVGRAGRDGEPSTGTLFFRPEDLALRRFQTVAVPKPSEVKRVFAALATLPDAGPAEQAEAAGVSARKLARIANLIVEAGAEGETVGVDEVRARAEGYQTLQRSRVDMMRGYAETRRCRRQFLLAYLGESDTPRCERCDTCRSGAAAAEEEQAAAAAPSPFEPEQRVRHGSFGEGIVISIEGDELTVLFDEVGYKLMSVPTVVEHDLLDVLA, from the coding sequence GTGACCGACCGGATCTCGGAGGCGGCGCGCACGGTGTTCGGCCGCGAGCGGCTGCGTGCCGGCCAGCGCGAGGCCGTCGAGGCGCTGCTGGCCGGACGCGACGCGCTGCTCGTGCAACCGACCGGGGCCGGCAAGTCGCTGGCCTACCAGCTCGCGGCCGTGCTGATCGACGGCCCGACGCTCGTCGTCTCGCCGCTGCTCGCCCTGCAGCAGGACCAGACCGAGCACCTGGAGGCGTACGGGGGGCGGACGCGGGCGCGCCGGATCTCCTCGGCGGAGACGCCGAAGCAGCGCGAGGAGGCGCTCGAGGCGGCGGCGCGCGGCGAGGTGGAGTTCCTCTTCCTGGCCCCCGAGCAGCTGGCGAACGAGGCCGTGCACGCCGCGGTGTCGGCGCTGCGGCCGAGCCTGGTCGCCGTCGACGAGGCGCACTGCGTGTCGTCGTGGGGCCACGACTTCCGCCCCGACTACCTGCGCCTCGGCGAGCTGCTCGAGGGGATGGGTGCGCGCACGATCGCGATGACGGCGACGGCCTCGCTCCCGGTGCGCACCGACATCGTCGAGCGGCTGCACCTGCAGGACGTCTCCATCACCGTCGGTGGCGCGGCGCGCGAGAACATCGACCTGTCCGTCGAGCGCTGCCTCGACGAGCGCGACCAGGAGCAGCGCGTCGTCGCCGCGGTCGCGGGGCGCGAGGGGTCCGGGATCGTCTACGTGTCGACGCGCAAGGGGGCCGAGCGCTACGCCGCCCTCGTCGAGGAGGCCGGACGGAGCACCACCTGCTACCACGCGGGCCTGGCCAAGAAGGCGCGCGAGGAGGCGCAGGCGGCGTTCATGGCCTCCGAGGTCGACGTCGTCGTCGCGACCTCGGCCTTCGGCATGGGCATCGACAAGCCTGACGTGCGCTGGGTCGTCCACGCCAACATCCCCGAGTCGCCCGACGAGTACTACCAGCAGGTGGGCCGGGCGGGCCGCGACGGCGAGCCGTCGACCGGCACGCTGTTCTTCCGGCCCGAGGACCTCGCGCTGCGCCGCTTCCAGACCGTCGCGGTCCCCAAGCCGTCGGAGGTGAAGCGCGTCTTCGCCGCCCTGGCGACCCTGCCCGACGCGGGCCCGGCCGAGCAGGCCGAGGCCGCCGGGGTCAGCGCGCGCAAGCTCGCGAGGATCGCCAACCTGATCGTGGAGGCCGGCGCGGAGGGCGAGACCGTCGGGGTCGACGAGGTGCGGGCCCGGGCCGAGGGCTACCAGACGCTGCAGCGATCGCGCGTCGACATGATGCGCGGCTACGCCGAGACGCGGCGGTGCCGGCGCCAGTTCCTGCTGGCCTACCTCGGCGAGTCCGACACCCCGCGCTGCGAACGGTGCGACACGTGCCGCTCGGGAGCCGCGGCGGCCGAGGAGGAGCAGGCCGCGGCGGCGGCGCCGTCACCGTTCGAGCCGGAGCAGCGCGTCCGGCACGGGTCCTTCGGCGAGGGGATAGTCATCAGCATCGAGGGCGACGAGCTGACCGTGCTGTTCGACGAGGTCGGCTACAAGCTGATGTCGGTGCCGACCGTCGTCGAGCACGACCTGCTGGACGTGCTGGCCTGA
- a CDS encoding baeRF2 domain-containing protein gives MKLSDVSQLLTNDPGPFATAYADVSRVAEAGDDAVALTARAAHDDLVAAGAPAAVAEALQAALGASTSEGGEVARVVVASERGVGFQALVRGRRPQPSTSWGSLPDLGPWLADATLVTPFVLARVDHEGGSVETYADAAARPERSAEETGGDPNFLHKTGDDNREGSVEEEWKRSADAVAAEVERQVRSGPSLVLVGGEPDAVSELRQKLSHLDAEVVELQGGRRNADGGDAAFAEEVTEALRGQAVTAGLHVLEELKQRLGERAQGKSSRAASGVDEVLEALVRGQVDTLLIDPAEAAGTSVTPADQPGLSIGAVTTLDALPADQVLVALAALTDADVRVAHRGTLDGQPVAAVLRWDNTSEPEAPSASR, from the coding sequence ATGAAGCTCTCCGACGTCTCCCAGCTGCTCACGAACGACCCCGGTCCCTTCGCCACCGCGTACGCCGACGTCAGCCGGGTCGCCGAGGCCGGCGACGACGCCGTCGCGCTGACCGCCCGCGCCGCCCACGACGACCTCGTGGCCGCCGGTGCCCCGGCCGCCGTCGCGGAGGCCCTGCAGGCCGCGCTCGGGGCCAGCACCTCCGAGGGCGGCGAGGTCGCCCGGGTCGTCGTGGCGAGCGAGCGCGGCGTCGGCTTCCAGGCCCTGGTCCGCGGCCGTCGCCCGCAGCCGTCGACGTCGTGGGGCTCGCTGCCCGACCTCGGTCCGTGGCTGGCCGACGCGACACTGGTGACGCCGTTCGTGCTGGCCCGTGTCGACCACGAGGGCGGCAGCGTCGAGACCTACGCCGACGCGGCCGCGCGCCCGGAGCGCAGCGCGGAGGAGACCGGGGGCGACCCGAACTTCCTCCACAAGACCGGTGACGACAACCGCGAGGGCTCGGTCGAGGAGGAGTGGAAGCGCAGCGCGGACGCCGTGGCGGCCGAGGTCGAGCGCCAGGTGCGCAGCGGCCCCTCCCTCGTCCTGGTCGGCGGCGAGCCCGACGCGGTGAGCGAGCTGCGTCAGAAGCTGTCGCACCTCGACGCCGAGGTCGTCGAGCTCCAGGGCGGGCGCCGCAACGCCGACGGCGGCGACGCGGCCTTCGCCGAGGAGGTGACCGAGGCCCTGCGCGGCCAGGCGGTCACCGCCGGGCTGCACGTGCTCGAGGAGCTCAAGCAGCGTCTCGGCGAGCGGGCCCAGGGCAAGAGCTCGCGCGCCGCGTCGGGGGTCGACGAGGTGCTCGAGGCGCTGGTCCGCGGCCAGGTCGACACCCTGCTGATCGACCCGGCCGAGGCTGCCGGCACGAGCGTGACCCCCGCCGACCAGCCCGGCCTCTCGATCGGTGCCGTCACCACCCTCGACGCGCTGCCCGCCGACCAGGTGCTCGTGGCGCTGGCCGCGCTCACCGACGCCGACGTGCGGGTCGCCCACCGCGGGACGCTCGACGGCCAGCCCGTCGCCGCGGTGCTGCGCTGGGACAACACCTCGGAGCCCGAGGCCCCCTCGGCCTCGCGCTAG
- the ssd gene encoding septum site-determining protein Ssd: MLTTDPLLARHVLSVVAAVGRAAREPASDDELRRAWRSAGAVLVGADSAARVADLVLPPRTEVWVVGRDDEQAATAAWSSRLRAAVTTLPDGAPDLAAALAGPGPGSGRAEVVALVGGSGGVGASTLAAGLAVTAARDGRRVLLLDTDVLGGGLDVLLGAEHLAGWRWSRFAAARGHLGDLGGQLPRCDGVDVLAVDRAAHDGAVLQADQLAAVLGSALASHDLVVVDLPRTTGPAHDEVLRRAGTVLLLVRADVRGVAGAEACRRELAPRCRDLRVVVRTGRGLRLDPGLVADALDLTLAGVLEEEAGLPVAAERGDPPGHAPRSALGRLCAGLLHAREAVA, from the coding sequence GTGCTGACCACCGACCCGCTGCTCGCCCGGCACGTGCTGTCGGTCGTCGCGGCCGTCGGGCGCGCCGCGCGGGAGCCGGCGTCGGACGACGAGCTGCGGCGGGCGTGGCGCTCGGCCGGCGCCGTGCTGGTGGGCGCCGACAGCGCCGCCCGGGTCGCCGACCTCGTGCTGCCGCCGCGCACGGAGGTGTGGGTCGTCGGGCGCGACGACGAGCAGGCGGCCACCGCCGCATGGTCGAGCCGCCTGCGGGCCGCCGTGACGACCCTGCCCGACGGGGCACCCGACCTCGCCGCCGCGCTGGCCGGCCCGGGCCCCGGATCCGGCCGGGCCGAGGTCGTGGCGCTCGTCGGGGGCTCGGGCGGCGTCGGGGCCTCGACCCTGGCGGCCGGCCTGGCCGTGACGGCCGCGAGGGACGGGCGCCGGGTGCTGCTCCTCGACACCGACGTCCTCGGCGGCGGCCTGGACGTGCTGCTGGGGGCCGAGCACCTCGCGGGGTGGCGCTGGAGCCGGTTCGCGGCCGCCCGCGGCCACCTGGGCGACCTCGGCGGCCAGCTGCCGCGCTGCGACGGCGTCGACGTGCTCGCGGTCGACCGCGCCGCCCACGACGGCGCGGTGCTGCAGGCCGACCAGCTCGCGGCGGTGCTGGGCTCGGCCCTGGCCAGCCACGACCTCGTCGTCGTCGACCTGCCGCGCACGACCGGCCCCGCCCACGACGAGGTGCTGCGGCGCGCCGGCACGGTGCTGCTGCTCGTGCGCGCCGACGTGCGGGGCGTGGCGGGGGCGGAGGCGTGCCGCCGGGAGCTGGCGCCGCGCTGCCGCGACCTGCGGGTCGTCGTGCGGACGGGGCGCGGCCTCCGGCTGGACCCCGGGCTCGTCGCCGACGCGCTCGACCTGACCCTCGCCGGCGTGCTGGAGGAGGAGGCGGGGCTCCCGGTCGCGGCGGAGCGCGGTGACCCGCCCGGCCACGCGCCACGCTCGGCCCTGGGCCGGCTCTGCGCCGGCTTGCTGCACGCCCGGGAGGCGGTCGCGTGA
- a CDS encoding class I SAM-dependent methyltransferase yields the protein MPAAPVPGARRPGAVQPATVDWMVGEHPARVLDLGSGRGGFAAALVEAGHEVFCLDHDPERVATLPGRLGTRLHVAGQVESMPYLSCHFDVVTASQTLHRFAPGLAATEIARVLRPGGHLAVLYQTRDDTVPWVRRLMGILQRVDPSAMQGAYGDASVADLAASPYFTDLERRDFRTWVPTTRAGLVSMAARRSAVAALPPAEREAVLAEVGGLYDSSARAPEPLLLPFRTTCWRAVVDHAGLAIDDDPGLTIAV from the coding sequence ATGCCCGCCGCCCCCGTCCCCGGCGCACGCCGGCCCGGTGCCGTGCAGCCCGCGACCGTCGACTGGATGGTCGGTGAGCACCCCGCGCGCGTGCTGGACCTGGGCTCGGGCCGCGGGGGCTTCGCGGCGGCGCTCGTGGAGGCCGGCCACGAGGTCTTCTGCCTCGACCACGACCCCGAGCGGGTGGCCACCCTGCCCGGTCGGCTCGGCACGCGGCTGCACGTCGCGGGCCAGGTCGAGTCGATGCCCTACCTGTCGTGCCACTTCGACGTGGTCACCGCGTCCCAGACGCTGCACCGCTTCGCCCCCGGCCTCGCCGCGACCGAGATCGCGCGGGTGCTGCGCCCCGGTGGCCACCTGGCCGTGCTCTACCAGACCCGTGACGACACGGTCCCCTGGGTGCGCCGGCTGATGGGCATCCTGCAGCGGGTCGACCCCTCGGCCATGCAGGGCGCGTACGGCGACGCGTCGGTCGCCGACCTGGCCGCGAGCCCCTACTTCACCGACCTCGAGCGGCGCGACTTCCGCACCTGGGTGCCGACGACCCGCGCGGGCCTGGTGTCCATGGCCGCGCGGCGCAGCGCGGTCGCCGCGCTGCCCCCCGCCGAGCGCGAGGCGGTCCTGGCCGAGGTGGGCGGGCTCTACGACTCGTCCGCCCGTGCTCCCGAACCGTTGCTGCTGCCGTTCCGCACCACCTGCTGGCGAGCGGTCGTGGACCACGCGGGGCTCGCGATCGACGACGACCCAGGGCTCACGATCGCGGTCTGA
- a CDS encoding TadA family conjugal transfer-associated ATPase: protein MSTVEDLEPIRSRLARLRRAHTPADVAEAMRAEGRVVSDAALVDTLEQLHRHSVGAGPLEVLLAEPGVTDVVVNGAEQVFVDRGHGLERTSVRFSSEAEVRRLAQRLAASVGRRLDDAVPFVDARLADGSRVHAVLGTLADPGTCISLRVPARRSFSLADCVRSGSLTPGAAELLARVVESRLAFLVSGGTGSGKTTLLAALLALVPPHERIVVVEDSRELAPAHPHVVRMEGRPANSELAGAVTLTDLVRQSLRMRPDRLVVGEVRGPEIADLLTAMNTGHEGGCGTVHANSSADVPARLEALAALGGLPRLAVHAQIASALHASVHITRDGQGRRRVSEISVFTRDPATGITRTEQAVAFDADGTTRLGPGGPRLERMLER, encoded by the coding sequence GTGAGCACCGTGGAGGACCTCGAGCCGATCCGCTCCCGGCTCGCCCGGCTGCGCCGCGCGCACACTCCGGCCGACGTCGCCGAGGCGATGCGGGCCGAGGGCCGGGTCGTGAGTGACGCCGCCCTCGTCGACACGCTCGAGCAGCTGCACCGGCACAGCGTCGGTGCCGGGCCGCTCGAGGTGCTCCTTGCCGAGCCCGGCGTCACCGACGTGGTCGTCAACGGCGCGGAGCAGGTGTTCGTCGACCGCGGCCACGGCCTGGAGCGCACCTCGGTGCGCTTCTCCTCCGAGGCCGAGGTGCGCCGCCTCGCGCAGCGCCTGGCCGCCTCCGTCGGCCGCCGGCTGGACGACGCGGTGCCCTTCGTCGACGCCCGGCTCGCCGACGGCAGCCGGGTCCACGCCGTGCTCGGCACGCTCGCCGACCCGGGCACCTGCATCAGCCTCCGCGTGCCGGCCCGCCGGTCCTTCTCCCTGGCCGACTGCGTGCGGTCGGGCTCGCTGACCCCGGGTGCGGCCGAGCTGCTCGCGCGCGTCGTGGAGTCGCGGCTCGCCTTCCTCGTGAGCGGAGGGACGGGCAGCGGCAAGACGACGCTGCTCGCCGCGCTGCTGGCGCTCGTGCCGCCGCACGAGCGGATCGTCGTCGTGGAGGACTCCCGCGAGCTCGCGCCGGCCCACCCGCACGTCGTCCGGATGGAGGGGCGCCCGGCCAACTCCGAGCTGGCCGGGGCGGTCACCCTCACCGACCTCGTCCGCCAGTCGCTGCGGATGCGGCCCGACCGCCTGGTGGTCGGCGAGGTGCGCGGTCCCGAGATCGCCGACCTCCTGACCGCGATGAACACCGGTCACGAGGGCGGCTGCGGGACGGTGCACGCGAACTCCTCCGCCGACGTGCCGGCCCGGCTCGAGGCGCTCGCCGCCCTCGGCGGCCTCCCGCGGCTCGCCGTCCACGCGCAGATCGCCTCGGCGCTGCACGCCTCCGTCCACATCACGCGGGACGGGCAGGGGCGCCGGCGGGTCAGCGAGATCTCGGTCTTCACCCGGGACCCGGCGACCGGCATCACGCGGACCGAGCAGGCGGTGGCCTTCGACGCCGACGGGACGACGCGCCTGGGACCGGGCGGGCCCCGCCTCGAGCGGATGCTCGAACGGTGA
- a CDS encoding aldehyde dehydrogenase family protein, with product MTLIDQPTATGTPRQETPDADGSRAITIVDPQDGTPVGTVHSADEADVAAAVQAARQAAEGWAATAPAARGALLHALADALAARADEVAELNTRETGKPAGDARGGVDAAVGTLRQYAELGPLHRTHSLRGADVAVDYTRPEPRGVVAAITPWNDPVAVSAGLVGAALVTGNTVVHKPSERCPHVGALLGEIWSAPLPEGVLTTLTGDGRTGAALVASAGVDVVAHVGSTATGRAIAEEALRTGAHLVLENGGNDALVVDADVDPTWAAAQAALGAYANSGQICTSVERIYVHADVAEEFVAALVLEAGSRNADGMAPMVDTRMRAEVHRQVAAAQAQGARVLAGGEVPEGAGAHYPATVVVDVGGDSDLMREETFGPVAPVQVVASFTEGLDRAVASRYGLAATVLTGSLEHTTEAIRRLPVGTVKVNAVFGGAPGGAAEPRGASGQGFGYGPELLDEMTTRKVVHIGRPVLRTAG from the coding sequence GTGACCCTGATCGACCAGCCCACCGCGACCGGCACCCCGCGCCAGGAGACCCCTGACGCCGACGGCTCGCGCGCGATCACCATCGTCGACCCGCAGGACGGCACGCCCGTCGGGACCGTGCACAGCGCCGACGAGGCCGACGTGGCCGCGGCCGTGCAGGCCGCGCGGCAGGCGGCCGAGGGCTGGGCCGCGACCGCGCCGGCCGCCCGCGGCGCGCTGCTGCACGCGCTGGCCGACGCGCTGGCCGCGCGGGCCGACGAGGTAGCCGAGCTCAACACCCGCGAGACCGGCAAGCCCGCGGGCGACGCCCGCGGCGGGGTGGACGCCGCGGTCGGCACGCTGCGCCAGTACGCCGAGCTCGGCCCGCTGCACCGGACCCACAGCCTGCGCGGCGCCGACGTGGCCGTCGACTACACCCGCCCCGAGCCGCGTGGCGTCGTCGCCGCGATCACGCCCTGGAACGACCCGGTCGCGGTCTCCGCCGGCCTCGTCGGGGCCGCCCTGGTCACCGGCAACACGGTCGTGCACAAGCCCAGCGAGCGCTGCCCGCACGTCGGCGCGCTGCTCGGCGAGATCTGGTCGGCACCGCTGCCTGAGGGCGTCCTGACCACGCTCACCGGCGACGGCCGTACGGGTGCGGCGCTCGTCGCCTCGGCCGGCGTCGACGTGGTGGCCCACGTCGGCTCGACCGCGACCGGGCGGGCGATCGCCGAGGAGGCGCTGCGAACCGGCGCCCACCTCGTGCTCGAGAACGGCGGCAACGACGCCCTCGTCGTCGATGCCGACGTCGACCCGACCTGGGCCGCCGCGCAGGCCGCCCTCGGCGCGTACGCGAACAGCGGCCAGATCTGCACGTCGGTCGAGCGCATCTACGTCCACGCCGACGTCGCCGAGGAGTTCGTCGCTGCGCTGGTCCTCGAGGCCGGCTCGCGCAACGCCGACGGCATGGCCCCGATGGTCGACACCCGGATGCGGGCCGAGGTCCACCGCCAGGTGGCCGCCGCGCAGGCGCAGGGTGCGCGGGTCCTCGCGGGCGGCGAGGTCCCGGAGGGCGCCGGCGCGCACTACCCCGCCACGGTCGTCGTCGACGTCGGAGGCGACAGCGACCTGATGCGCGAGGAGACCTTCGGGCCCGTCGCGCCCGTCCAGGTCGTGGCGAGCTTCACCGAGGGCCTCGACCGCGCGGTCGCGTCCCGCTACGGCCTGGCCGCGACGGTCCTCACCGGCTCGCTCGAGCACACGACCGAGGCGATCCGCCGGCTTCCCGTGGGGACGGTCAAGGTCAACGCCGTCTTCGGAGGGGCGCCCGGCGGTGCCGCCGAACCGCGTGGCGCGAGCGGGCAGGGCTTCGGCTACGGGCCCGAGCTGCTCGACGAGATGACCACCCGCAAGGTCGTCCACATCGGCCGTCCGGTGCTCCGTACGGCGGGCTGA
- the rfaE2 gene encoding D-glycero-beta-D-manno-heptose 1-phosphate adenylyltransferase, which produces MRTTGWEDGGPERLLGPELPLVLRDQAPRVTVVGDPILDGWWRGRTERMSREAPAPVVEVFERKHVPGGAANTAVNLAALGARVSMVGVAGDDEAGRMLHSLLEAAGVDVTGLLLDPAVRTTTKVRIVGGEQILLRVDEGVDEAPPEHVRDAAARAAEGILRRSDAVVVCDYGSGPSPALVEVLQAERPPLLVVDAHDPAPWAVVAPDLVTPNAREAFGLLDRTPPLAARVEAVHAAAPALLDRTGAAQVVVTLDAEGAVLLDRTGVVHRTTARPVLDKQAAGAGDTFVAALTLARAGGVELPAALELAQAAADVVVHRSGTSVCTADDLAEHLGRTSERVLPAAELALRIKAERDAGRRVVLTNGCFDVLHRGHTTSLAQAARLGDLLVVAVNSDDSVRRLKGPQRPINTEADRAGVLAALSCVDYVTVFETDTPIPLIELLRPDVYAKGGDYTPEMMAETPVVRAYGGEVRILDFVPARSTTDVVTRIQSMVPPA; this is translated from the coding sequence ATGCGTACGACTGGGTGGGAGGACGGCGGCCCCGAGCGGCTGCTCGGGCCGGAGCTGCCGTTGGTGCTGCGGGACCAGGCACCGCGGGTGACGGTGGTCGGCGACCCGATCCTCGACGGGTGGTGGCGCGGCCGCACGGAGCGGATGTCGCGCGAGGCCCCCGCCCCGGTGGTCGAGGTCTTCGAGCGCAAGCACGTCCCCGGCGGCGCCGCGAACACGGCCGTGAACCTCGCCGCGCTCGGCGCCCGGGTCAGCATGGTCGGGGTCGCCGGCGACGACGAGGCCGGCCGGATGCTGCACAGCCTGCTCGAGGCGGCCGGGGTCGACGTGACCGGGCTGCTGCTCGACCCGGCGGTGCGCACGACGACCAAGGTGCGCATCGTCGGCGGCGAGCAGATCCTGCTGCGCGTCGACGAGGGCGTGGACGAGGCGCCGCCGGAGCACGTGCGCGACGCCGCGGCCCGGGCTGCCGAGGGGATCCTGCGCCGCAGCGACGCCGTCGTGGTGTGCGACTACGGCTCCGGCCCGTCACCCGCGCTGGTCGAGGTCCTGCAGGCCGAGCGCCCGCCGCTCCTCGTGGTCGACGCGCACGACCCGGCGCCCTGGGCGGTGGTGGCCCCGGACCTGGTGACGCCCAACGCGCGCGAGGCCTTCGGCCTGCTCGACCGCACGCCGCCGCTGGCCGCCCGGGTGGAGGCCGTGCACGCCGCCGCGCCCGCGCTCCTCGACCGCACCGGCGCCGCCCAGGTCGTCGTCACCCTCGACGCCGAGGGCGCGGTCCTGCTCGACCGGACCGGGGTGGTGCACCGCACGACGGCGCGTCCCGTCCTCGACAAGCAGGCCGCCGGCGCGGGGGACACGTTCGTCGCCGCGCTGACGCTGGCTCGGGCCGGCGGGGTGGAGCTGCCCGCCGCCCTTGAGCTCGCCCAGGCCGCGGCGGACGTCGTCGTGCACCGCTCGGGGACCTCGGTCTGCACCGCCGACGACCTCGCCGAGCATCTCGGGCGCACCTCCGAGCGGGTCCTGCCCGCCGCCGAGCTCGCGCTGCGCATCAAGGCCGAGCGCGACGCCGGCCGCCGGGTCGTGCTGACCAACGGCTGCTTCGACGTCCTGCATCGCGGCCACACGACCTCGCTCGCCCAGGCGGCGCGCCTCGGCGACCTGCTCGTCGTGGCCGTGAACAGCGACGACTCCGTACGCCGCCTCAAGGGCCCGCAGCGTCCGATCAACACCGAGGCCGACCGGGCCGGGGTGCTCGCGGCGCTCAGCTGTGTCGACTACGTGACGGTCTTCGAGACCGACACGCCGATCCCGCTGATCGAGCTGCTGCGCCCCGACGTCTACGCCAAGGGCGGCGACTACACGCCCGAGATGATGGCGGAGACGCCGGTGGTCCGCGCGTACGGCGGAGAGGTGCGCATCCTCGACTTCGTGCCCGCCCGCTCGACGACCGACGTGGTCACGCGGATCCAGAGCATGGTGCCGCCGGCCTGA